A region from the Paenibacillus humicola genome encodes:
- a CDS encoding PspA/IM30 family protein, with protein sequence MGVFGRLKRLFQSGSSEESFETYMESANERLREFAVAMSRAESGLVSAKERLRSVEKQAASCRQQAEHAAQRQDAETARLFLERELVNKNLLASMLKDVSQLEASVMATKERYMRFKTIVEEAGAKRDLLLMRQAGAAAEWEVNKVISGQQLNAEFERQKNEAVLAEARLEAAEISRGDYLDREIEKLHRNKTD encoded by the coding sequence ATGGGAGTTTTCGGGCGTTTAAAGAGATTGTTTCAGTCCGGTTCAAGCGAGGAATCGTTTGAAACGTATATGGAATCCGCCAACGAACGTCTGCGGGAATTCGCCGTTGCCATGAGCCGTGCAGAATCAGGCCTGGTATCGGCCAAGGAGCGGCTGCGAAGTGTCGAGAAGCAGGCCGCGTCCTGCCGTCAGCAGGCTGAGCATGCGGCGCAGCGTCAGGATGCGGAGACGGCACGGCTTTTTCTGGAACGGGAGCTGGTGAATAAAAACCTTCTGGCCTCCATGCTGAAGGATGTCAGCCAGCTTGAGGCAAGCGTCATGGCCACCAAGGAGCGGTATATGCGGTTCAAAACCATCGTCGAGGAAGCCGGCGCGAAGCGCGATCTGCTGCTGATGAGACAGGCCGGCGCGGCGGCGGAATGGGAAGTCAATAAAGTCATTTCCGGACAGCAATTGAATGCGGAATTCGAGCGTCAAAAAAATGAAGCCGTGCTGGCCGAAGCAAGACTGGAAGCGGCCGAGATCAGCCGGGGCGATTACCTTGACCGAGAAATCGAAAAGCTTCACCGAAACAAAACGGATTGA
- a CDS encoding GntR family transcriptional regulator produces the protein MERPLFKEKQSLSKEIVHYMKLSILNGIWSPGDRIVETKLAKELGISQTPVREAINRLAGEGIITILPNKGAVVRNLTARDIFEIYSIRAVIEGLAIRLATLRADAADISELERFFGKMKEKVFDNNVKTLSPDAEYIHEFIYKLANHSQLLIMHESISFKIALANRILSFNYTKEQEVEQHWPLVVALKKGDPDYAEKVMREHIRQAYLQFVKSNKFDNHEQLDEMDWF, from the coding sequence ATGGAACGACCGTTGTTTAAAGAAAAGCAAAGTTTAAGCAAAGAGATCGTACACTACATGAAACTATCGATTTTGAACGGCATATGGAGCCCGGGAGATCGCATTGTTGAAACCAAGCTGGCCAAGGAGCTGGGAATCAGCCAGACACCAGTGCGGGAAGCGATCAATCGCTTAGCCGGCGAAGGGATCATTACGATTCTTCCGAATAAAGGCGCTGTGGTACGCAATTTGACTGCCAGAGATATTTTTGAAATTTACTCGATTCGCGCCGTTATAGAAGGGCTGGCTATTCGCTTGGCTACCCTAAGAGCTGATGCTGCGGACATCAGCGAATTAGAACGTTTCTTTGGGAAAATGAAAGAGAAGGTATTCGACAACAATGTGAAAACGCTTTCCCCAGATGCCGAGTACATTCATGAGTTTATTTACAAGCTGGCCAATCATTCACAGCTGCTAATCATGCATGAATCGATCTCTTTCAAGATTGCGTTAGCCAATCGGATCTTGAGCTTCAACTACACGAAGGAGCAAGAAGTCGAGCAGCATTGGCCGCTTGTGGTGGCGTTGAAGAAGGGGGACCCGGATTACGCTGAGAAGGTGATGCGGGAGCATATCCGGCAGGCCTATTTGCAATTCGTGAAGTCCAATAAGTTCGATAACCATGAACAGCTTGACGAAATGGATTGGTTTTAA
- a CDS encoding glycoside hydrolase family 36 protein → MDNGVVMTNLITLNINPAKGTFSAWLKDGSPLLLNAVSKVKWKGGELSTSDSSLIRSVRDEELSDENGRGRLVTLTCIDSAKQCTLTVKVKMYDELLGIFFEATASNQGSEPLAIIDLQPCTASSQERGAIYIPQDDSWRIWLLTNGYMFMDPGRVEPIMIGRSIQSRWNVAAVSRATGKAFVAGYVSFDASEGEVIVESDWRVQPQHGKFGLGLTSRSHYAMKCMLPTGAELSSDWFALVWENSAHEALIEYAKRIQTQYQVKPKAPLMGWCSWYYTFLNTSEEEILRNARFIADHLKDYGLTVVQIDDGYQRRHGDWEANERFPHGMKWLADEIRKLGLKPGLWVAPYSLAVDSEVARTHPDWCGKDVNGIQKKVGSGYSLDPTHPEALEWMKGVMRRIRHEWGYEMVKIDFSYSSILEIEEFHDNTKGRAGAYRAGLQAVRDAIGNDCHLLDCGPMNAVGRQLANRMGFRPS, encoded by the coding sequence GTGGATAATGGCGTCGTAATGACAAATTTAATCACATTAAATATTAACCCTGCAAAGGGAACCTTTAGCGCTTGGTTGAAGGATGGTTCACCGCTTCTGCTCAATGCCGTCAGCAAGGTGAAGTGGAAGGGCGGGGAGCTGTCTACTTCAGACAGCAGTCTCATCCGCAGCGTCAGGGACGAGGAGCTCTCCGATGAAAACGGGCGCGGCCGGCTGGTGACACTGACGTGCATAGATTCGGCGAAGCAATGTACGTTAACGGTCAAAGTGAAAATGTATGACGAGCTGTTAGGGATTTTCTTCGAGGCGACGGCGTCCAACCAAGGATCGGAACCGCTCGCGATTATCGATCTTCAACCTTGCACAGCAAGCTCGCAGGAGCGCGGGGCGATCTATATTCCTCAGGATGACAGCTGGAGGATCTGGCTGCTGACGAACGGATATATGTTTATGGATCCGGGGCGTGTCGAACCGATTATGATCGGACGCAGCATCCAAAGCCGATGGAATGTCGCGGCAGTAAGCAGAGCTACAGGAAAGGCTTTCGTAGCAGGTTATGTAAGCTTTGATGCATCTGAGGGAGAGGTCATCGTTGAAAGCGACTGGCGCGTTCAGCCGCAGCATGGAAAGTTCGGACTCGGTCTCACTTCGCGTTCGCATTATGCCATGAAATGCATGCTGCCAACAGGCGCTGAGCTGAGCTCGGATTGGTTCGCGTTGGTGTGGGAGAATTCCGCCCATGAAGCACTCATCGAGTATGCGAAGCGCATTCAAACGCAGTATCAGGTGAAGCCTAAGGCTCCTTTAATGGGCTGGTGTTCCTGGTATTACACCTTTCTTAATACATCTGAAGAAGAGATTCTGCGCAATGCCCGATTCATTGCGGATCATCTGAAAGACTATGGTTTAACAGTTGTTCAGATTGACGACGGATACCAGCGAAGGCATGGAGACTGGGAGGCTAACGAGCGCTTCCCGCATGGAATGAAATGGCTGGCGGATGAGATCCGCAAATTGGGCTTGAAGCCGGGATTATGGGTTGCGCCGTACAGCTTGGCCGTGGATTCCGAAGTCGCCAGAACGCATCCGGACTGGTGCGGCAAAGATGTGAACGGGATACAGAAAAAAGTAGGCAGCGGGTACTCGCTCGATCCGACTCATCCGGAAGCGCTTGAATGGATGAAAGGCGTGATGCGTCGCATTCGACACGAGTGGGGCTATGAAATGGTCAAGATTGACTTTTCGTACAGCAGTATCCTTGAGATTGAAGAGTTTCATGACAATACAAAGGGTCGCGCGGGGGCTTATCGAGCGGGTCTGCAAGCGGTTCGAGACGCCATCGGAAACGATTGTCACCTGCTTGACTGCGGTCCGATGAACGCTGTAGGCCGACAGCTGGCGAATCGAATGGGATTTCGACCGTCTTAA
- a CDS encoding carbohydrate ABC transporter permease, whose translation MLGKPFTAMVVLNFVGSWKFFGMMMVYWLAGLQSLPTDVYETAKVDGASSWAVLQYITLPLLAPYAVVILLLTIVNSMNVFDLVKILTGGGPLHATKTADLYIFRYAFFSRR comes from the coding sequence TTGCTCGGCAAGCCTTTTACGGCGATGGTCGTGTTGAATTTCGTCGGTTCCTGGAAGTTTTTCGGCATGATGATGGTCTACTGGCTGGCCGGGCTGCAATCGCTGCCTACGGATGTATACGAAACCGCCAAAGTGGACGGGGCAAGTAGTTGGGCAGTGCTTCAGTATATTACGCTGCCGTTGCTCGCGCCTTACGCGGTCGTCATTCTGCTGCTGACCATCGTCAACAGCATGAACGTGTTTGATTTGGTGAAGATTCTGACTGGCGGCGGGCCGTTGCACGCAACAAAGACGGCGGATCTTTACATTTTCCGGTACGCATTCTTTTCCCGCAGATAG
- a CDS encoding sulfatase-like hydrolase/transferase, translating to MSRKPHIVLFNPDQWRGDVMGHLGNKAAVTPNLDRIVETDAVSFSRAFCQNPVCTPSRCSFMSGWYPHVRGHRTMFHMMRPDEPVLLKTLKENGYFVWWGGKNDLVPAENGFEDYCDVKYIPERKPDPRTNLHTSDDWRGLPGGDNYFSFFAGKIGNEHDEEPYYDSDWANVLGAVEQIHNAPEDQPLCIYLPLGYPHPPYGVEEPFFGLIDRGKLPLRIPAPADWSRKPSLLKGISKSQGLQGWTEERWTELRATYYGMCARVDRQFGLVVEALREKGIYEDTAIFFFSDHGDFTGDYGLVEKTQNTFEDCLTRVPFIVKPPAWSATKPGIRDALVELVDFPATVEELTGIAPKHSHYGRSLLPLIAGETGVHRDAVFCEGGRLREENQCKEMEGPQSPDFLYYPRLKYQWGDGPEHTKAVMVRTDRYKYVYRLYEMDELYDLMDDPGETSNRIDDPELEDVLKALKHRLLTFYVETCDAVPHETNER from the coding sequence GTGAGTCGCAAACCACATATCGTGTTATTCAACCCCGATCAATGGCGCGGAGACGTTATGGGCCATCTTGGCAACAAAGCGGCCGTAACTCCGAATTTGGACCGAATCGTGGAAACGGATGCCGTATCCTTCAGCCGCGCATTCTGCCAAAACCCGGTTTGTACGCCAAGCCGGTGTTCGTTCATGAGCGGGTGGTATCCGCACGTTCGAGGTCACCGTACGATGTTTCACATGATGCGGCCAGACGAACCGGTTCTGCTGAAAACACTGAAAGAAAACGGCTATTTCGTCTGGTGGGGCGGCAAAAACGACCTAGTCCCAGCCGAAAACGGCTTTGAGGACTATTGTGATGTCAAATATATTCCGGAACGGAAGCCTGACCCGCGCACCAATTTGCATACTTCCGACGATTGGCGCGGTTTGCCAGGCGGGGACAATTACTTTTCCTTCTTCGCCGGCAAAATCGGGAACGAGCATGATGAAGAGCCCTATTACGATTCGGACTGGGCCAACGTTCTCGGTGCGGTGGAACAGATCCACAACGCTCCGGAGGATCAGCCGCTGTGCATTTATTTGCCGCTCGGATACCCACATCCCCCTTATGGGGTCGAGGAGCCCTTCTTCGGCTTGATCGACCGTGGCAAGCTGCCGCTCCGCATTCCTGCGCCAGCCGATTGGAGCCGCAAGCCCAGCTTGCTGAAGGGTATAAGCAAAAGCCAAGGACTTCAGGGCTGGACGGAAGAACGCTGGACGGAACTGCGTGCGACCTACTACGGCATGTGCGCCAGAGTCGATCGTCAATTCGGATTGGTCGTTGAGGCTCTACGGGAAAAAGGGATATACGAAGATACGGCGATATTCTTCTTCTCCGATCACGGCGATTTCACCGGCGATTACGGGCTGGTCGAGAAAACGCAAAATACGTTTGAGGATTGCCTGACCCGGGTGCCCTTCATCGTCAAGCCTCCTGCCTGGTCAGCAACCAAGCCCGGTATCCGCGATGCGCTGGTGGAGCTAGTCGATTTTCCGGCAACGGTTGAGGAACTGACCGGCATCGCCCCGAAGCATTCCCATTACGGGCGTTCCCTGCTTCCGCTCATCGCGGGTGAAACTGGGGTGCACCGCGATGCTGTGTTCTGCGAAGGAGGGAGGCTGAGGGAGGAGAACCAGTGTAAGGAAATGGAAGGCCCGCAGTCACCGGATTTTCTCTACTATCCGCGTTTGAAATATCAATGGGGAGACGGTCCCGAGCATACGAAAGCGGTGATGGTCCGCACGGACCGGTACAAGTACGTTTACCGTTTGTACGAAATGGACGAACTGTACGACTTGATGGATGATCCCGGAGAGACGTCCAATCGAATCGACGATCCCGAGCTGGAGGATGTATTGAAGGCGCTGAAGCACCGCCTGCTAACGTTTTACGTCGAAACCTGCGACGCAGTACCTCACGAGACGAATGAGCGCTAA
- a CDS encoding peptide-methionine (S)-S-oxide reductase MsrA: MFDNNISTVTLGMGCFWGPDALFGQLRGIIRTRVGYAGGTLIDPTYRQLGDHTETVEMDYDTRTLSLENVLDVFWSNHNPVNISGYKGRQYQSLVLYRDQTQLNVIQNVMKIREEQGKGMPCTEIAPFNRFYPAEDRHQKYYLKRYPNAIDILSSLFPTPQELTDATLAARLNGLAKGYTNLHTILDEISSWPISEEEKGNMLDLIKRIKW, encoded by the coding sequence ATGTTTGACAATAATATAAGCACAGTGACGCTTGGCATGGGCTGTTTTTGGGGTCCCGACGCCTTGTTCGGTCAATTAAGAGGAATTATAAGAACTCGCGTTGGCTATGCCGGAGGAACCCTAATCGATCCTACTTATCGGCAGCTTGGAGATCATACGGAAACGGTTGAAATGGATTATGATACCCGGACCCTTTCATTGGAGAACGTTCTGGATGTATTTTGGAGCAACCATAATCCTGTTAATATCAGCGGGTATAAAGGCCGTCAGTATCAATCCCTGGTTTTGTATCGTGACCAAACTCAGCTAAACGTGATCCAGAATGTCATGAAAATACGGGAAGAACAAGGTAAAGGAATGCCTTGTACTGAAATTGCTCCATTTAACCGTTTTTATCCTGCTGAGGATCGACATCAGAAATATTATTTGAAACGCTATCCTAATGCGATTGACATACTGAGCAGCCTTTTTCCAACCCCTCAAGAACTGACGGATGCAACCTTGGCAGCAAGGCTAAACGGTTTGGCGAAAGGGTATACCAATCTACATACCATCCTAGACGAAATCAGTTCATGGCCGATTAGCGAGGAAGAAAAAGGAAACATGCTCGATCTTATTAAACGAATCAAATGGTGA
- a CDS encoding MOSC domain-containing protein — MSKPYVVSLWRYPVKSMIGEELNATDITEKGLAGDRKFALIDTLTGKLANAKNPIKWPNMFDYRAAYVEPPQDPAKLPAVRITFPDGSWGLTTDDDLDERLTDKLARPVKVTAISTEAGEVQFEGYIPDIEGLDNRKSVFTRSSPKGTFYDIDIVHVLTTASLNKMKSLIPESRIEARRFRTNIVIDVPGEEGFVENDWVGKRIRIGGDVVLEVTQPCVRCIMTTLAQGDLPNDPLVLKAAVKHNKGAVGVYAKVIRAGCIHRRDSIVIE, encoded by the coding sequence ATGAGTAAGCCTTATGTCGTCTCGTTATGGAGATATCCCGTCAAATCAATGATTGGTGAGGAGTTGAATGCAACCGATATTACGGAAAAAGGACTGGCAGGGGACCGAAAGTTTGCGCTAATTGATACTTTGACCGGCAAGCTCGCGAATGCCAAGAATCCGATCAAATGGCCGAACATGTTCGATTATCGCGCCGCTTACGTCGAGCCGCCTCAAGATCCGGCGAAACTGCCCGCAGTTCGAATCACGTTTCCCGACGGCAGCTGGGGCTTGACGACGGACGACGATCTGGACGAAAGGCTGACGGACAAACTGGCCAGGCCGGTCAAAGTGACCGCCATATCCACGGAAGCCGGCGAGGTTCAGTTTGAGGGCTATATACCGGACATCGAAGGACTGGATAACCGGAAGTCCGTCTTTACGCGCAGCTCTCCGAAAGGCACCTTTTACGATATCGATATCGTGCACGTATTAACGACGGCAAGCCTTAACAAAATGAAGTCCCTTATTCCGGAAAGCCGGATCGAGGCCAGGCGCTTCAGGACGAATATCGTTATCGATGTACCGGGTGAAGAAGGTTTTGTCGAAAACGACTGGGTAGGCAAACGGATTCGAATCGGCGGCGATGTCGTGCTCGAAGTGACGCAGCCCTGTGTCCGATGCATTATGACCACTTTGGCTCAGGGAGACCTGCCAAACGATCCTTTGGTCCTGAAGGCGGCTGTGAAGCACAATAAAGGAGCCGTCGGCGTCTATGCCAAAGTCATCCGCGCTGGGTGCATTCATCGCAGAGATTCGATTGTAATTGAATAA
- a CDS encoding LysR family transcriptional regulator translates to MEFKQLECFNAVCEELHFTRASEKLGITQPTLSYQIKLLEDELGIPLFNRIGKKKITVTEAGSILYKHSKEIFGSLAGAREEIFELQQMKRGMLAIGALIGEINELVSGVLIGFNQQYPDIQIKLHGAEDVVEPLLRNDLDFAVTILPLEDERFTKVPLYEEDFYVVIKSDHPLAGRESFEFKDIQKEPVILFPYTHRCRQTIDWACSALGIGLKPKIETTTIESLLMLVRSGAGLSILSKTLLELYPHPDLKAIPLLHPALRREVGVIYLKDRYLGKAASAFIALLSERIHRIKQTPMQPDITT, encoded by the coding sequence ATGGAATTCAAACAGCTGGAGTGCTTTAACGCGGTATGCGAAGAGCTGCATTTTACCCGGGCATCCGAGAAACTGGGCATCACGCAGCCAACTCTCAGCTACCAAATCAAGCTGCTCGAAGACGAGCTGGGCATCCCGCTGTTTAACCGCATCGGCAAAAAGAAAATCACGGTCACAGAGGCCGGCTCCATCCTGTACAAGCATTCCAAGGAAATTTTCGGTTCGCTGGCCGGAGCGCGCGAAGAGATTTTCGAGCTGCAGCAGATGAAGCGCGGCATGCTGGCGATCGGAGCGCTGATCGGCGAAATTAACGAGCTCGTGTCCGGCGTGCTGATCGGCTTTAACCAGCAATATCCCGATATCCAAATCAAGCTGCATGGCGCGGAGGATGTCGTGGAGCCTCTCCTCCGGAACGACCTCGATTTCGCGGTGACAATCCTGCCGCTGGAGGATGAACGGTTCACAAAGGTGCCGCTGTACGAAGAAGATTTCTATGTCGTGATAAAATCGGATCATCCGCTTGCCGGTCGCGAATCGTTCGAGTTTAAGGATATTCAGAAGGAACCCGTTATTCTGTTCCCTTACACGCACCGCTGCCGTCAGACGATCGATTGGGCCTGTTCTGCGCTTGGCATTGGATTGAAGCCGAAAATTGAGACGACAACCATCGAATCGCTGCTGATGCTGGTCCGGTCAGGCGCCGGTTTATCGATTCTTTCGAAGACGTTACTGGAGCTGTATCCGCATCCCGATTTGAAAGCGATCCCGCTTCTGCACCCCGCCTTGCGCAGGGAAGTAGGGGTCATCTATTTGAAGGACCGGTATTTGGGGAAGGCCGCATCGGCGTTTATCGCGCTTTTGTCGGAACGGATCCATCGTATCAAACAAACGCCTATGCAGCCGGACATAACGACTTGA
- a CDS encoding ArsR/SmtB family transcription factor produces MAAIPNIVEVAALVGDPSRVTMLLELLGGKALPASELARAARITPQTASSHLAKLIEGALLIKEMSGRHRYYRLAGPEVVYALEALNAIATQKPIRSLKEYDRTKVLRYARTCYDHIAGKVGVGLTDRLLALGMIEQSGRDFVVSNQGYDRFKHFGIDVDAVQKGKRHFARQCLDWSERRHHLAGGLGAAITNRLFELGWIARIPGGRAVRVTAEGLYGLADEFGLKL; encoded by the coding sequence ATGGCAGCAATACCGAATATCGTAGAAGTAGCGGCGCTGGTCGGCGACCCTTCGCGCGTTACGATGCTGCTGGAATTGTTAGGCGGCAAAGCTCTTCCGGCCAGCGAACTTGCGCGTGCCGCGCGTATTACGCCACAAACGGCAAGTTCGCATCTGGCAAAATTGATCGAGGGGGCCTTGCTCATCAAGGAAATGAGTGGGCGACACCGCTATTATCGGTTGGCCGGGCCCGAAGTAGTATACGCGCTTGAAGCGCTGAATGCCATTGCAACGCAAAAGCCGATTCGGTCACTCAAGGAATACGACCGGACAAAAGTATTGCGGTATGCCCGCACTTGCTACGACCACATCGCGGGAAAAGTAGGCGTGGGGCTGACAGATCGGCTGCTTGCATTGGGAATGATCGAACAATCCGGTCGAGACTTTGTCGTGAGCAATCAGGGCTATGACCGTTTTAAACACTTCGGCATCGATGTAGATGCCGTTCAAAAAGGAAAGCGCCATTTTGCCAGGCAATGTCTGGATTGGAGCGAGAGGCGGCACCATCTCGCCGGCGGTCTGGGTGCCGCAATTACCAACCGATTGTTTGAACTCGGGTGGATTGCGCGTATTCCCGGCGGGCGTGCGGTACGCGTAACGGCCGAAGGTCTGTATGGCTTGGCTGACGAGTTTGGCCTAAAACTTTGA
- a CDS encoding flavin reductase family protein encodes MNKQTKSAIRVIQPKILYFGTPVVLLSTLNEDGTTNLTPMSSAWALGNRIVLGLGGGGKGLANLLRCGECVVNLPDASDWGHVEKLARLTGANPVPDYKREQYRFEHDKFSASGFTPLSSDVVQPHRVEECPLQIEAKVVNLHKSEGFAIIEVEVHKVHAHEAIVLSEQHVNPVAWNPLIYSFRHYFGLDQGLGKTFKSET; translated from the coding sequence ATGAATAAACAAACGAAATCGGCAATACGGGTCATTCAGCCAAAAATACTGTACTTTGGCACTCCGGTCGTATTGCTCTCAACCTTGAATGAGGATGGGACGACAAACCTCACACCGATGTCATCTGCCTGGGCGCTAGGGAATCGCATTGTTCTCGGGCTTGGCGGGGGCGGGAAGGGATTAGCCAATCTGCTTCGGTGCGGGGAATGCGTTGTCAACCTGCCGGATGCGTCGGACTGGGGGCACGTAGAAAAATTGGCCAGGTTAACCGGTGCCAATCCGGTGCCAGACTACAAACGGGAACAGTACCGTTTTGAACACGATAAATTTTCAGCCAGTGGTTTCACACCGCTTTCTTCGGATGTCGTGCAACCGCATCGAGTGGAAGAATGCCCTTTGCAAATCGAGGCCAAAGTTGTCAACCTCCACAAGTCGGAGGGATTTGCCATCATCGAGGTAGAGGTGCATAAAGTCCACGCTCACGAAGCGATTGTGCTGAGCGAGCAGCATGTCAATCCTGTCGCGTGGAACCCGCTGATTTATAGCTTTCGCCACTACTTTGGCTTGGATCAAGGGTTGGGCAAGACTTTTAAGTCAGAGACATGA
- a CDS encoding sigma-70 family RNA polymerase sigma factor: MNETAFDESLFASLKPGLTSFCYRMLGSIDDADDAVQETSIRVWQSWSTFRQESSFKTWVYRIASNLCLDKLRQSKRRALPVDLFDPAVAIVEPRDTLPDSAWIWPSPDFGGNPEDRLVRRDTLQLCFIALLQTLPPRQRAVLILKDVFEWSSKQIAETLAMSPAAVNSALQRARETMDRAQLRSDELSSMDVQPEQQLLSRYVEAFEKFDIAALVALFHEEGCMSMPPFEMWIRGKEDLSAFYSLTRWHCEGSRFVPITVNGGYPALAQYMPGKEGSGLVPWGIHVIETKDNQILHVQNFIHTPLFSRFGLPERIDR, translated from the coding sequence ATGAACGAGACCGCATTTGACGAATCTTTATTTGCAAGCTTGAAGCCGGGCTTAACCTCGTTCTGTTACCGAATGCTAGGCTCTATAGATGATGCGGATGATGCCGTTCAGGAGACGAGTATTCGGGTCTGGCAGAGCTGGAGCACGTTCAGACAGGAATCCTCGTTCAAAACTTGGGTCTATCGGATTGCCTCCAACCTGTGCTTGGACAAGTTGAGACAATCCAAACGCCGCGCGCTTCCCGTTGATCTGTTCGATCCGGCAGTCGCCATCGTCGAGCCGCGCGATACGCTGCCGGACTCTGCCTGGATCTGGCCGTCTCCCGACTTTGGGGGCAATCCGGAGGACCGGCTCGTCCGCAGAGATACCCTTCAACTGTGCTTCATCGCTCTCCTGCAGACCTTGCCTCCGCGGCAGCGCGCGGTACTCATTTTGAAGGATGTATTTGAATGGTCCTCCAAGCAGATCGCGGAAACGTTGGCGATGTCGCCGGCAGCGGTAAACAGCGCCTTGCAAAGAGCCCGAGAGACGATGGACCGGGCGCAGCTTCGCTCGGATGAGCTCAGCAGCATGGACGTTCAACCGGAGCAGCAGCTGCTGTCCCGGTATGTGGAGGCCTTTGAGAAATTCGATATTGCTGCGCTCGTCGCGCTGTTCCACGAGGAAGGCTGCATGTCGATGCCGCCCTTCGAGATGTGGATCCGCGGCAAGGAGGATTTGTCCGCCTTCTATTCGCTTACTCGCTGGCATTGCGAAGGTTCGCGATTTGTGCCCATTACGGTGAATGGCGGTTATCCGGCGTTGGCCCAGTATATGCCGGGCAAAGAGGGCTCCGGCCTTGTACCATGGGGCATCCACGTTATCGAAACCAAAGATAATCAAATCCTGCACGTTCAAAACTTCATTCATACACCATTATTTTCGCGATTTGGGCTGCCTGAGCGAATTGACCGATGA
- a CDS encoding SRPBCC family protein — METNQPTKVTVQVVIQAPVEKVWRYWTEPDHITKWNQASEDWHAPRAENDLRAGGKFLTRMEAKDGSMGFDFGGVYDVVNRHEAIGYTMEDGRKVDIAFVDQGNETKVIETFDPESSNPVELQQAGWQAIMNNFKAYTEQN; from the coding sequence TTGGAAACGAATCAACCGACGAAAGTAACTGTGCAAGTCGTCATTCAAGCCCCTGTCGAGAAGGTATGGCGCTATTGGACCGAGCCGGATCACATCACGAAGTGGAATCAAGCGTCCGAGGACTGGCATGCGCCGAGAGCCGAAAACGATCTGCGGGCCGGCGGCAAGTTTCTGACACGGATGGAAGCGAAGGATGGCAGCATGGGCTTTGATTTTGGCGGCGTCTACGATGTCGTGAATCGGCATGAGGCGATCGGCTACACGATGGAAGACGGAAGAAAGGTGGATATTGCTTTCGTCGATCAAGGGAATGAGACGAAGGTCATTGAAACGTTCGACCCGGAAAGCTCCAATCCCGTCGAGCTCCAGCAAGCAGGCTGGCAAGCGATCATGAACAATTTCAAAGCCTATACCGAACAAAACTAA
- a CDS encoding VOC family protein, translating into MALTSAFTSFNLPVKNVEQSKAFFTGLGFELNPQFPENENSAAIVIGDNLQVMLIIQAFFNTLTEKESVDTSKYAQMTIALAFESREKVDEIVNTAVSLGGKLHAEPEDHGSMYHWGFVDLDGHLWAINYMNMDAARG; encoded by the coding sequence ATGGCATTAACGTCCGCATTCACGAGCTTCAACCTGCCTGTAAAAAACGTAGAACAATCGAAAGCGTTCTTCACCGGACTCGGATTCGAGCTCAACCCGCAATTCCCCGAGAATGAGAATTCGGCAGCCATCGTGATCGGCGACAACCTGCAGGTCATGCTGATCATTCAAGCCTTCTTTAATACGCTCACAGAGAAGGAATCTGTCGATACGAGCAAGTATGCGCAGATGACGATCGCATTGGCCTTCGAGAGCCGGGAAAAGGTCGATGAAATCGTGAATACCGCGGTCTCCTTGGGCGGGAAATTACACGCTGAACCTGAAGATCATGGGTCCATGTATCATTGGGGCTTCGTGGATTTGGACGGCCATCTGTGGGCCATTAACTACATGAACATGGATGCAGCACGAGGTTAA